Proteins co-encoded in one Thamnophis elegans isolate rThaEle1 chromosome 1, rThaEle1.pri, whole genome shotgun sequence genomic window:
- the LOC116502536 gene encoding gap junction gamma-1 protein-like yields MSWSFLTRLLEEINQHSTFVGKVWLTVLIVFRIVLTAVGGESIYYDEQSKFVCNTQQPGCENVCYDSFAPLSHVRFWIFQIIMIATPSVMYLGFALHRLSRQPPRKRRAPVVRHGAARDYEEAEDNGEEDPMIFEEIEPEKEVKEPESQKHDGRRRIKKDGLMTAYVLQLLARSAFEVGFLMGQYMLYQFEVNPSYICKSSPCPHTVDCFVSRPTEKTIFLLIMYAVSGLCLLLSICELFHLGCGGIRDALRGLKDDAPPPKPQYAQKDPSAPPTYHSLKKHPSKGQLTKEKLGYRGERMAAERYPVTSRLPSHELERLRKHLRVAQEHLEMAFQMQPEGIASPLRSSSPESNGLAAEQNRFNLAHEKEGTACERASGL; encoded by the exons TCCGCATTGTCTTGACTGCTGTCGGTGGCGAGTCCATCTACTACGATGAACAGAGCAAGTTTGTCTGCAATACACAGCAGCCAGGCTGTGAAAATGTCTGCTATGATTCCTTTGCCCCCCTTTCGCATGTCCGTTTTTGGATTTTCCAGATCATTATGATAGCTACACCCTCAGTGATGTACCTGGGCTTTGCGCTGCACCGGCTTTCACGCCAACCTCCTCGAAAAAGACGGGCACCTGTGGTGCGACATGGTGCTGCCCGTGATTATGAGGAGGCGGAGGACAATGGGGAGGAGGACCCCATGATCTTTGAGGAGATTGAGCCTGAGAAGGAGGTGAAGGAGCCTGAGAGCCAGAAACATGATGGCCGCCGGCGCATCAAAAAGGATGGTTTGATGACAGCATATGTGCTGCAGCTGCTGGCCCGTTCGGCTTTTGAGGTGGGCTTTCTGATGGGGCAATATATGCTCTACCAATTCGAGGTTAACCCCTCATATATATGCAAAAGCAGCCCCTGCCCTCACACCGTGGATTGCTTTGTCTCTCGCCCCACTGAGAAAACCATCTTCCTCCTAATCATGTATGCTGTGAGTGGGCTCTGCCTGCTTCTCAGTATCTGTGAGCTCTTCCACCTGGGCTGTGGGGGGATCCGGGATGCACTCCGTGGCCTTAAGGACGATGCTCCACCCCCAAAGCCCCAGTATGCTCAGAAGGATCCCTCTGCACCTCCAACCTACCACTCTCTGAAGAAACATCCCTCCAAGGGCCAATTGACCAAGGAGAAATTGGGTTACAGGGGGGAGAGGATGGCTGCCGAGCGTTACCCGGTGACATCGAGACTCCCCAGCCACGAATTGGAGCGACTGCGTAAACACCTGAGGGTAGCCCAGGAGCATCTAGAAATGGCTTTCCAAATGCAGCCGGAGGGGATCGCCAGCCCTTTGCGAAGTAGCAGCCCTGAATCTAATGGACTGGCTGCAGAGCAGAATCGCTTCAACTTGGCCCACGAGAAGGAAGGAACAGCTTGTGAACGAGCTAGTG GTCTCTGA
- the INHA gene encoding inhibin alpha chain: MNSMLILQLILLGPAAAAGCNRDADRPLILAKIKAHFLDFLGPVPPNERFQGGQRGLHRRHTLDTAVTRSLEEEDISQVIAFPTQEVSCEPLQPDELPEDEGVFTHIFQPSIHILSREVTAAQLWFYTGPVIVQNSPLEAASNNSFPEILTLSEEGQVPLATRAMPAPEGWTVFHFRRSFFHYLSQNVFVLFIRCLGCPCVADAEKMPFLVATTKPKTQDRARRSSKENFLANLTLFQHNVMPHDNCHRTSINISFEELGWDNWIVHPSSFMFYYCHGNCSGIQTLIPNSQNCCAALPSTMQSLRVRTTSDGGYSFKYETVPNIITQDCVCM; this comes from the exons ATGAACTCCATGCTGATCCTGCAGCTGATTTTGCTAggtcctgctgctgctgctggctgcAATAGGGATGCTGACAGGCCACTCATCCTGGCTAAAATCAAGGCACATTTCCTGGACTttcttggtcctgtccccccaaATGAAAGGTTCCAAGGGGGACAAAGGGGGCTCCACAGGCGGCATACCTTGGACACAGCAGTGACTCGCAGCTTGGAGGAAGAAGACATCTCCCAAGTGATTGCTTTCCCAACCCAAG aggtaTCCTGTGAGCCACTTCAGCCAGATGAGCTTCCAGAGGATGAGGGAGTTTTCACCCACATTTTTCAACCCTCAATACATATCCTGAGTCGTGAGGTGACAGCAGCCCAGCTGTGGTTTTACACGGGCCCTGTGATTGTTCAGAACAGCCCCTTAGAAGCTGCCTCCAACAACTCCTTCCCAGAGATATTGACGCTCTCTGAAGAAGGCCAGGTTCCTCTAGCCACCAGGGCCATGCCAGCTCCTGAGGGCTGGACTGTCTTTCATTTTAGAAGATCCTTCTTCCATTACCTTTCCCAGAATGTATTTGTGCTCTTCATCCGTTGCCTAGGCTGCCCCTGTGTGGCCGATGCTGAAAAAATGCCTTTCCTTGTGGCAACCACCAAACCCAAAACACAGGACCGGGCCCGGCGTTCCTCAAAAGAAAACTTTCTAGCTAATCTCACTTTGTTCCAGCATAATGTTATGCCCCATGACAACTGCCACCGCACCTCCATCAACATCTCTTTTGAAGAACTAGGGTGGGACAATTGGATCGTCCATCCTAGCAGCTTTATGTTTTATTACTGTCATGGAAACTGTTCTGGCATCCAGACTTTGATTCCCAACTCCCAAAATTGCTGTGCTGCCTTGCCAAGCACAATGCAGTCTCTGAGAGTTCGCACCACCTCCGACGGTGGCTACTCCTTCAAGTATGAGACAGTGCCCAACATCATCACCCAGGACTGTGTCTGCATGTAA